From the genome of Nicotiana sylvestris chromosome 2, ASM39365v2, whole genome shotgun sequence, one region includes:
- the LOC104238033 gene encoding uncharacterized protein has product MCLFLAGTFVLVGMAKSRITLMNTFIEGFTERYKKVREDATILMELEQNRKRRLAANVVDNSEGLVMSTDFFIDRAKNISDAIDFSDFEKHYYKLINLSWALGGIYIPVVLVMSYFNYYYGQDSSSLDEARSTWSNGCCLFKNYQYGAWLSA; this is encoded by the exons ATGTGTTTATTTTTGGCTGGAACATTCGTTCTCGTAGGCATGGCAAAATCAAGGATTACACTAATGAACACGTTCATCGAGGGTTTTACAGAAAGATATAAAAAGGTGAGAGAAGACGCAACAATTCTAATGGAATTGGAACAGAACAGGAAAAGAAGGCTAGCAGCTAATGTTGTGGATAACAGTGAAGGTCTTGTCATGAGCACGGATTTTTTTATTGACAGAGCTAAGAATATTTCTGATGCTATAGATTTTTCTGACTTTGAGAAACATTATTATAAGCTGATCAATTTGTCTTGGGCGCTCGGAGGTATCTACATTCCTGTTGTGCTGGTCATGTCATATTTCAACTATTACTATG GACAGGATTCCTCGTCACTTGATG AGGCAAGAAGTACATGGAGCAATGGATGTTGTCTCTTTAAAAATTATCAATATGGTGCATGGCTGTCTGCCTAG